The Sphingomicrobium sp. genome has a window encoding:
- a CDS encoding ATP-binding protein has translation MLGDGDEDEIRFDWRRGGAAAAGLAAALVLVVMVFLVKFANDDRQRALDAERRAYDVALIVRNVSSSVAQSEAALARFVLDEDVKTSGNIYASDWRLAGSQIDRLDQLIKNNPQQRTRVGELKRLYRIRGEELALAARAALAKQGDAGIGYFYSAAATGSGTRLDNKLEEIIRAEREALRARQEQSQVFSAEADKLTDYLSWLGIIVGLGAVFLGVVAVQALRQNASARKLAQDEAERAEMLELAVRDRTQELWEANQALRAEAMEREAAEAQLRQVQKMEAVGQLTGGIAHDFNNMLAVVVGGIDLALRRLNGPRREVMIHLNNAMEGATRAAALTRRLLSFARSEPLLPERVDSAGLIAGMSDLLDRTLGERIRIEVDLERDAWPIYVDPHQLENAIVNLAVNARDAMNGEGLMRISSENVTLAANQVGDVQAGDYVKISVTDTGCGMPPDVLERAFEPFFTTKPVGKGTGLGLSQIFGFAHQSGGEVGIESEVGRGTTVSIYLPRTAQAAAEVRVHPAVQRREDRDPHVAGARILLVEDDPRVRTATVGALEDLDYEPVACGSGAEAIELFAAQEFDLVISDVIMPEMTGPELIRHLKQTSPRDFAVLFVTGYVGEGESDDLRGHEMLRKPFTVGALASAVATALSRHTSESRPTSAASAGA, from the coding sequence ATGTTAGGGGACGGGGACGAGGACGAGATCCGGTTCGACTGGCGTCGCGGCGGTGCAGCGGCGGCGGGCCTGGCTGCCGCTTTGGTCCTCGTCGTCATGGTGTTCCTGGTCAAATTCGCCAATGACGACCGCCAGCGGGCGCTCGATGCCGAGCGCCGCGCCTATGACGTGGCGCTGATCGTCCGCAACGTCAGTTCCAGCGTCGCCCAGTCGGAAGCGGCGCTCGCCCGCTTCGTCCTCGACGAGGATGTGAAGACCAGCGGCAATATCTATGCCAGCGACTGGCGCCTCGCGGGCTCGCAGATCGACCGGCTCGACCAGCTGATCAAGAACAACCCGCAGCAGCGCACGCGCGTGGGCGAGCTGAAGCGCCTGTACCGGATCCGCGGCGAGGAACTCGCGCTGGCGGCGCGGGCGGCGCTCGCCAAGCAGGGGGACGCCGGGATCGGCTATTTCTACTCGGCCGCTGCAACCGGCTCGGGCACCCGGCTCGACAACAAGCTCGAGGAGATCATCCGCGCCGAGCGCGAGGCGCTTCGGGCGCGGCAGGAGCAGAGCCAGGTCTTCTCGGCGGAGGCGGACAAGCTCACCGATTATCTCAGCTGGCTGGGCATCATCGTCGGCTTGGGCGCGGTTTTCCTCGGCGTCGTCGCGGTCCAGGCGCTCCGCCAGAACGCGTCGGCGCGCAAGCTCGCGCAGGATGAGGCCGAGCGCGCCGAAATGCTCGAGCTGGCGGTGCGCGACCGCACGCAGGAGCTTTGGGAAGCCAACCAGGCGCTTCGTGCCGAGGCGATGGAGCGCGAGGCGGCGGAAGCCCAGCTGCGCCAGGTTCAGAAGATGGAGGCCGTCGGCCAGCTGACCGGCGGCATCGCCCACGACTTCAACAATATGCTGGCGGTGGTCGTCGGCGGCATCGACCTCGCGCTGCGCCGGCTCAACGGTCCGCGCCGCGAGGTTATGATCCACCTCAACAATGCGATGGAAGGGGCGACCCGCGCCGCGGCGCTGACCCGGCGGCTGCTGTCCTTCGCGCGCTCGGAGCCGCTGCTGCCCGAACGGGTCGACTCGGCCGGGCTGATCGCGGGCATGTCGGACCTTCTCGACCGCACGCTCGGGGAGCGGATCCGCATCGAAGTCGACCTGGAGCGCGACGCCTGGCCGATCTACGTCGATCCGCACCAGCTGGAGAATGCGATCGTCAACCTGGCCGTCAACGCCCGCGACGCGATGAACGGCGAGGGGCTGATGCGGATTTCGAGCGAGAATGTGACGCTCGCCGCCAACCAGGTCGGCGACGTTCAGGCCGGCGATTATGTGAAGATCAGCGTCACGGACACCGGCTGCGGCATGCCGCCGGACGTGCTCGAGCGCGCGTTCGAGCCCTTCTTCACCACCAAGCCCGTCGGCAAGGGCACGGGCCTGGGCCTCAGCCAGATCTTCGGCTTTGCGCACCAGTCGGGCGGAGAGGTCGGGATCGAAAGCGAAGTCGGCCGAGGCACGACCGTCTCCATCTATTTGCCACGCACCGCGCAGGCGGCTGCCGAAGTGCGGGTCCATCCCGCCGTCCAGCGCCGCGAGGACCGCGATCCGCACGTCGCCGGCGCCCGCATCCTGCTGGTCGAAGACGATCCCAGGGTCCGCACCGCCACCGTTGGGGCGCTCGAGGATTTGGATTACGAACCGGTCGCCTGCGGCAGCGGCGCCGAAGCCATCGAGCTATTCGCCGCCCAGGAGTTCGACCTAGTGATCAGCGACGTGATCATGCCGGAAATGACCGGTCCGGAGCTGATCCGGCACTTGAAGCAGACCTCGCCGCGCGACTTCGCCGTGCTGTTCGTGACCGGATATGTCGGCGAAGGCGAAAGCGACGACCTGCGCGGTCACGAAATGCTGAGGAAGCCGTTCACCGTCGGTGCGCTGGCCAGCGCGGTTGCGACCGCGCTTTCGCGCCACACTAGCGAATCGCGCCCGACCTCAGCAGCTTCGGCAGGAGCGTAA